A stretch of Nonomuraea africana DNA encodes these proteins:
- a CDS encoding PTS transporter subunit EIIC produces the protein MNDSAAIPSPFARVMAVLQRLGRSLMLPIAALPAAALLLRVGQPDMLGSNGADPGGLADVAGFTWMTHVAAVLGAAGEALLENLPLLFAVGVAIGFARKGDGSTALAAVVGYLVFDRVSKVMFFDSAIRDTVLIRQAEDQGVTEVVNYGIQNPTKVLGGILIGLVTAILWQRFHRIKLPSWLAFFGGRRFVPIVTSIAALVLGVLIGWIWPVLGGWIGEAGKALADAGAVGTGLYGFFNRLLVPLGLHHFVNSIVWYVVPECQVGGRTLAGDWNCYFGGDPNAGEFMAGFFPIMMFALPAAALAIWRAALPGKRKAVGGIMLSAALASFVTGITEPIEFAFLFVAPVLLVAHAVLTGIAMAVTTLIGGQLGFGFSAGLLDMLLNASKSNTHNLVGILVVGVIYGAVYYVVFSFLIRRLNIMTPGREPEVDVDSGESAAPAKPATG, from the coding sequence GTGAACGACTCCGCCGCGATCCCTTCGCCGTTCGCCCGCGTCATGGCCGTGCTCCAGCGCCTGGGCCGCTCGCTCATGCTGCCCATCGCGGCCCTTCCCGCCGCGGCGCTGTTATTGCGCGTCGGCCAGCCCGACATGCTCGGCTCCAACGGCGCCGACCCCGGCGGTCTGGCCGACGTGGCCGGTTTCACCTGGATGACGCACGTCGCCGCGGTGCTCGGCGCCGCTGGAGAGGCCCTGCTGGAGAACCTGCCGCTGCTGTTCGCGGTCGGGGTGGCGATCGGGTTCGCCCGCAAGGGGGACGGCTCGACCGCGCTGGCGGCCGTGGTGGGCTACCTCGTCTTCGACCGCGTCAGCAAGGTCATGTTCTTCGACTCGGCGATCCGCGACACGGTCCTGATCCGCCAGGCCGAGGACCAGGGGGTCACCGAGGTCGTCAACTACGGCATCCAGAACCCGACCAAGGTGCTCGGCGGCATCCTGATCGGCCTGGTGACCGCGATCCTCTGGCAGCGTTTCCACCGCATCAAGCTGCCGTCGTGGCTGGCCTTCTTCGGCGGCCGCCGCTTCGTGCCCATCGTCACCTCCATCGCGGCCCTGGTGCTGGGCGTGCTGATCGGCTGGATCTGGCCGGTGCTCGGCGGCTGGATCGGCGAGGCGGGCAAGGCGCTGGCCGACGCGGGGGCCGTGGGGACGGGCCTGTACGGGTTCTTCAACCGCCTGCTCGTGCCGCTCGGCCTGCACCACTTCGTCAACTCGATCGTCTGGTACGTCGTCCCCGAGTGCCAGGTCGGCGGGCGCACCCTGGCCGGCGACTGGAACTGCTACTTCGGCGGCGACCCGAACGCGGGCGAGTTCATGGCCGGCTTCTTCCCGATCATGATGTTCGCCCTGCCCGCCGCCGCCCTGGCCATCTGGCGCGCGGCCCTGCCGGGCAAGCGGAAGGCCGTGGGCGGCATCATGCTCTCGGCCGCGCTGGCCTCCTTCGTCACGGGCATCACCGAGCCGATCGAGTTCGCGTTCCTGTTCGTCGCTCCGGTGCTGCTGGTGGCGCACGCCGTCCTCACCGGCATCGCGATGGCGGTGACCACGCTGATCGGCGGACAGCTCGGCTTCGGCTTCTCGGCGGGGCTGCTCGACATGCTGCTGAACGCGAGCAAGTCCAACACGCACAACCTCGTGGGCATCCTGGTCGTCGGGGTGATCTACGGCGCGGTGTACTACGTCGTGTTCAGCTTCCTGATCAGGCGGCTGAACATCATGACCCCGGGACGGGAGCCCGAGGTGGACGTCGACTCCGGCGAGAGCGCCGCCCCCGCCAAACCCGCCACCGGCTGA
- a CDS encoding ABC transporter substrate-binding protein, whose translation MTTMNRRDALRMLGLSTLGATVLAACAPDASGGGAPKGDTAAKTFGFTSWSLNEEAQKGAVQAIVDAYATAGKVKVNTASFPYNEYLNQVTLKLRGGQISGAVQLDISWLGALAAMGRLRDLSPEAAKGGYTEVARSSGQFGGKQLGLPWTTGSIGLIANTELLEKAGVDGLPSTIEEFEAALEKVGKLGGGVVPYAAATKAAQLKDILPWMQTFGSPLLNGDEIAVGDDASVAAVEWYKKLHDAKLIAPDVDRFDARALFAQGKAAFYDDAIIARGVVSSQAPDKTLTEKMAPLARPVLKAGDTPRALLWGHVIVVVDGEGADAAADFASFATSDTATVAGFFEKVKLPPTTTAGLADPKVAGDTFTTEWTEKITKTASPNPFWRYAGYAQIESTIAEQVQAVLVGQSSAKEALAKAAETAKGLQK comes from the coding sequence ATGACAACGATGAACCGCAGGGACGCCCTGCGGATGCTCGGACTGTCCACCCTCGGCGCGACCGTCCTGGCGGCCTGCGCCCCCGACGCCTCCGGCGGCGGCGCGCCCAAGGGCGACACCGCGGCCAAGACCTTCGGCTTCACCTCGTGGTCGCTGAACGAGGAGGCGCAGAAGGGCGCCGTGCAGGCCATCGTGGACGCCTACGCGACGGCCGGGAAGGTGAAGGTCAACACCGCCTCCTTCCCCTACAACGAGTACCTCAACCAGGTGACGCTCAAGCTGCGCGGCGGCCAGATCTCGGGGGCCGTCCAGCTCGACATCTCCTGGCTCGGCGCCCTGGCCGCCATGGGCAGGCTCAGGGATCTCTCGCCCGAGGCCGCCAAGGGCGGCTACACCGAGGTGGCCCGCTCCAGCGGCCAGTTCGGCGGCAAGCAGCTCGGACTGCCCTGGACGACCGGCTCCATCGGCCTCATCGCCAACACCGAGCTGCTGGAGAAGGCCGGGGTGGACGGCCTGCCCTCGACGATCGAGGAGTTCGAGGCGGCGCTGGAGAAGGTCGGAAAGCTCGGCGGCGGCGTGGTGCCGTACGCGGCGGCGACCAAGGCGGCCCAACTCAAGGACATCCTGCCGTGGATGCAGACGTTCGGCAGCCCGCTGCTGAACGGCGACGAGATCGCGGTCGGCGACGACGCCTCCGTCGCCGCCGTCGAGTGGTACAAGAAGCTGCACGACGCCAAGCTCATCGCTCCCGACGTCGACCGCTTCGACGCCCGCGCGCTGTTCGCCCAGGGCAAGGCGGCCTTCTACGACGACGCGATCATCGCGCGCGGCGTGGTGTCCAGCCAGGCGCCCGACAAGACGCTGACCGAGAAGATGGCGCCGCTGGCCAGGCCGGTGCTGAAGGCCGGCGACACGCCGCGGGCGCTGCTGTGGGGCCACGTGATCGTGGTGGTGGACGGCGAGGGCGCCGACGCCGCCGCCGACTTCGCCTCCTTCGCCACCTCCGACACCGCGACCGTGGCCGGCTTCTTCGAGAAGGTGAAGCTGCCACCGACCACCACCGCGGGCCTCGCCGATCCGAAGGTCGCGGGCGACACCTTCACCACCGAGTGGACCGAGAAGATCACCAAGACGGCCTCGCCGAACCCGTTCTGGCGTTACGCCGGTTACGCGCAGATCGAGAGCACGATCGCCGAGCAGGTGCAGGCCGTCCTGGTCGGGCAGTCGTCGGCCAAGGAGGCGCTGGCCAAGGCGGCCGAGACCGCCAAGGGCCTGCAGAAGTAG
- a CDS encoding GntR family transcriptional regulator: MAHIDPDSPVPKYFQLREILLDLIDSNELSIGAAIPSERELCQRFGLSRMTVRQAVDHLVSEGRLHRVPGKGTFVARPKIELALQLTSFTNDMRARGLEPGSRDLDRRIVRASAHLAKELGIQPGEEVHFIERLRTADGEPLSIERAHIPVSLAPDLADHDLTGRSLYQLLEQRYGIVMDAGELTIDGGLADPSDADLLKLPRGGAVLLLQRRSFAGGVCAELGVSTYRADRYQLRTMLEIPTRRG; this comes from the coding sequence GTGGCGCATATCGATCCGGACAGCCCGGTGCCCAAGTACTTCCAGCTCCGCGAGATCCTGCTGGATCTCATAGACAGCAACGAGCTCAGCATCGGCGCGGCGATCCCGTCCGAGCGCGAGCTCTGCCAGCGCTTCGGCCTGTCGCGGATGACCGTCCGCCAGGCCGTCGACCATCTGGTCTCCGAAGGACGCCTGCACCGGGTGCCGGGCAAGGGGACGTTCGTCGCCAGGCCGAAGATCGAGCTGGCCCTCCAGCTCACCTCCTTCACCAACGACATGCGCGCCCGGGGCCTCGAACCCGGCTCGCGCGACCTCGACAGACGCATCGTGCGCGCGAGCGCGCACCTGGCCAAGGAGCTGGGGATCCAGCCGGGAGAGGAGGTGCACTTCATCGAGCGGCTGCGGACCGCCGACGGTGAACCGCTGTCGATCGAGCGCGCGCACATCCCCGTCTCCCTGGCGCCCGACCTGGCCGACCACGACCTCACGGGGCGCTCGCTGTACCAGTTGCTCGAGCAGCGCTACGGGATCGTCATGGACGCGGGCGAGCTGACCATCGACGGCGGCCTCGCCGATCCCAGCGACGCCGACCTGCTGAAGCTGCCGCGCGGAGGGGCGGTGCTGCTGTTGCAGCGACGCTCGTTCGCGGGTGGGGTCTGCGCCGAACTCGGGGTCTCCACCTACCGGGCCGATCGGTACCAGTTGCGCACCATGCTGGAGATTCCTACCCGTCGCGGCTGA
- a CDS encoding IclR family transcriptional regulator, with the protein MASDQSNNQSVERAISVLRVFLSGRPELRVSDVAKATGLGTSTASRLLATLETLEFVERDELSGLYRLGTAPITLGGVALNQNPVHREARQVAQDLAAALGLGVNVAIRRGDSMFYLLNFEGRLAPRSFVLTGQRKPLYATGIGKCLLLGLSAQERRELLPESSMQPFTPRTVPTHDRLDEELAAVLGRGYASEVEELAFGRACVAAPIRDQARAVVAAISISGPLSAMDLPAREAELARTVIETADSISIGLGYVGPVHAFAASPA; encoded by the coding sequence GTGGCTTCCGATCAGAGCAATAATCAGAGCGTGGAACGGGCGATCTCCGTCCTGCGGGTGTTCCTGAGCGGCCGGCCCGAGCTGCGCGTGTCGGATGTCGCCAAGGCCACGGGGCTCGGCACCTCGACCGCCTCACGGCTGCTGGCCACGCTGGAGACTCTGGAGTTCGTCGAACGCGACGAGCTCAGCGGCCTGTACCGCCTGGGCACCGCGCCGATCACGCTCGGCGGGGTCGCGCTCAACCAGAACCCCGTGCACCGCGAGGCCCGCCAGGTGGCGCAGGACCTCGCGGCCGCCCTGGGGCTCGGCGTGAACGTGGCGATCCGGCGCGGCGACTCCATGTTCTACCTGCTGAACTTCGAGGGCAGGCTGGCGCCCAGGTCGTTCGTGCTGACCGGTCAGCGCAAGCCGCTGTACGCCACGGGCATCGGCAAGTGCCTGCTGCTCGGCCTGAGCGCGCAGGAGCGTCGCGAACTGCTGCCCGAGTCCTCGATGCAGCCGTTCACGCCGCGGACGGTCCCCACCCACGACCGGCTCGACGAGGAACTGGCCGCGGTGCTCGGCCGGGGCTACGCCAGCGAGGTCGAGGAGCTGGCGTTCGGCCGCGCGTGCGTCGCCGCGCCGATCCGCGACCAGGCCCGCGCGGTCGTCGCGGCGATCTCCATCTCCGGTCCGCTGTCGGCGATGGACCTGCCCGCCAGAGAGGCGGAGCTGGCCCGCACGGTCATCGAGACGGCCGACTCCATCAGCATCGGCCTGGGCTACGTCGGCCCCGTCCACGCCTTCGCCGCGAGCCCGGCATGA
- a CDS encoding PTS transporter subunit EIIC, giving the protein MSATAAEGGASFWSSAFAVLQRIGRSLMMPIAVLPAAGLLLRFGQDDLLGRTDNAFLDKVASIFAAAGGALFDNLPLLFAIGVAIGFAKKADGSTALAALVGYLVFDQVTRRMFFDSTSEAVKTKVTLTLQDGSAVINQAASAQPTGVLGGIMIGLVAAVLWQRYYRIKLPSWLAFFGGRRFVPIVTAVAALALGVLFGLIWPPIGTALTSFGDWLATHAALGAGVYGVANRLLIPLGLHHFVNSIVWTVIPECTVNGVHAAGDLKCYAIGQDGAGIFMTGFYPVLMFGIPGAALAIWRAAPRHKRAAVGSIMMGGALTAFVTGITEPVEFAFIFVAPMLFVVHALLTGASMALLATLDTRLGFNFSAGVIDMLLNATKSNTHGLVLIILIGLAYFVLYYLLFSFLIRRFDILTPGREPDDDTTPSTSGAGPA; this is encoded by the coding sequence ATGAGCGCAACGGCCGCCGAGGGCGGCGCATCGTTCTGGTCGTCGGCGTTCGCCGTGCTGCAGCGCATCGGCCGGTCGCTGATGATGCCCATCGCGGTCCTGCCCGCCGCCGGTCTGCTGCTCAGGTTCGGCCAGGACGACCTGCTCGGCCGTACCGACAACGCCTTCCTCGACAAGGTGGCCTCGATCTTCGCCGCCGCCGGGGGCGCGCTCTTCGACAACCTGCCGCTGCTGTTCGCGATCGGTGTGGCCATCGGGTTCGCCAAGAAGGCGGACGGCTCGACCGCGCTCGCCGCCCTCGTCGGCTACCTCGTCTTCGACCAGGTCACCAGGCGGATGTTCTTCGACTCCACCAGCGAAGCGGTCAAGACGAAGGTCACCCTCACCCTGCAGGACGGCTCGGCGGTCATCAACCAGGCGGCCTCCGCCCAGCCGACAGGGGTGCTGGGCGGCATCATGATCGGCCTGGTGGCCGCCGTGCTGTGGCAGCGCTACTACCGGATCAAGCTTCCCAGCTGGCTCGCCTTCTTCGGCGGCAGGCGCTTCGTCCCGATCGTCACCGCCGTTGCGGCGCTCGCCCTCGGCGTGCTCTTCGGGCTCATCTGGCCGCCCATCGGCACCGCGCTCACCAGCTTCGGCGACTGGCTGGCCACCCACGCCGCGCTCGGCGCCGGCGTCTACGGCGTGGCCAACCGGCTCCTGATCCCCCTGGGCCTGCACCACTTCGTCAACTCGATCGTCTGGACCGTCATCCCCGAGTGCACCGTCAACGGCGTGCACGCGGCGGGCGACCTCAAGTGCTACGCGATCGGCCAGGACGGCGCGGGCATCTTCATGACCGGCTTCTATCCCGTGCTGATGTTCGGCATCCCCGGCGCCGCGCTGGCGATCTGGCGGGCGGCCCCGCGGCACAAGCGCGCGGCGGTGGGCTCCATCATGATGGGCGGCGCGCTGACCGCGTTCGTCACGGGGATCACCGAGCCGGTGGAGTTCGCGTTCATCTTCGTCGCGCCGATGCTGTTCGTCGTCCACGCGCTGCTCACGGGCGCGTCGATGGCGCTGCTCGCGACGCTGGACACCCGGCTCGGCTTCAACTTCTCCGCGGGCGTCATCGACATGCTGCTCAACGCCACCAAGTCCAACACGCACGGGCTGGTGCTGATCATCCTGATCGGGCTGGCCTACTTCGTCCTGTACTACCTGCTGTTCAGCTTCCTGATCCGCAGGTTCGACATCCTCACTCCCGGGCGGGAGCCCGACGACGACACCACCCCCAGCACCTCTGGGGCCGGACCGGCGTGA
- a CDS encoding Rv3235 family protein gives MPSRLRPVSLPHVTLTPVPDPPYDGDRRVSAATTDGALALAPAQPSPLVWGPPGSIPDERHLRHLGQALAEVLTGRRPPETVADRLADRAYAELVRAGRMIRTASRPLVGRPHVTQPKEGAVEMCLLVHCGERHHVLAVRLERRGVQWVCTDFETA, from the coding sequence ATGCCATCCCGGCTGCGCCCCGTTTCGCTGCCCCACGTCACCCTCACTCCCGTCCCCGACCCGCCGTACGACGGGGACCGTCGCGTCTCCGCGGCCACCACCGACGGCGCCCTCGCCCTCGCGCCCGCCCAACCGAGCCCGCTGGTCTGGGGGCCGCCCGGATCCATCCCCGACGAGCGCCACCTGCGCCACCTCGGCCAGGCGCTCGCCGAGGTCCTCACCGGCCGCCGCCCGCCCGAGACGGTCGCCGACCGTCTCGCCGACCGCGCCTACGCCGAGCTCGTCCGCGCGGGACGGATGATCAGAACCGCCAGCCGCCCGCTCGTCGGCCGCCCGCACGTCACGCAGCCCAAGGAAGGGGCGGTCGAGATGTGCCTGCTCGTGCACTGCGGCGAGCGCCATCACGTCCTGGCCGTCCGCCTCGAACGCCGCGGCGTCCAGTGGGTCTGCACCGACTTCGAGACCGCCTGA
- a CDS encoding BNR-4 repeat-containing protein yields MPILSRRPAVTVAAVLLALTCLAAPAEAGDEPSPARPVPAIERLPYEVDPSNQAGWWRPLDSFQGVSYVAYNAPASTAGQHEVHLASRAADGTWTTACLPAASGGCVTYGDDIGHNQPSIVVDGDGRIHAFVSMHNHRWRYYQSTRAGDVTSMAEAAAQLPDRDLFFTYPVTVRGTDGDAYVLARADQDAQRTRSGRLYRFDTATDTWSRAAVVASARDHAFYPDDLQVDGLGRVHVLWEWGPWPSTALRHLGSYAVYDPADGSFRDAAGDPVTVPVGPDAGAPIVYQPFAEGETVHSPSPAVQTAKLAVDGQGLRGIAYRYRPGSQGGTFAGFDVRHATWNGSAWTLETVVRNGDGGFPVDNSATIGVTHAGPSTRIYFVAEAGGCGGVRSQAVMAERAAGQGTWAFSTLGEVRQGLQRLRAEDGRRGTDLLYLTAPYEGALWHATVPRAARPGVGEPFAAIAERLSRTTASGVNVALNATVTASSSLRAGTEGAKAVDGLCADDSRWISAQDDATPAITVDYGRQVPVHEVVVHSGYSRAATAGSDVLRDFTVEAHTAEGWRELGRIAGNTSGRVAVPGGGVTADQVRLLITDPSGNELDVARVYEIEVRTLT; encoded by the coding sequence ATGCCCATCCTGTCCAGAAGGCCGGCCGTCACCGTGGCGGCCGTGCTGCTCGCCCTGACCTGCCTCGCCGCCCCCGCGGAGGCCGGCGACGAGCCCTCCCCCGCCAGGCCCGTGCCCGCGATCGAGCGCCTGCCGTACGAGGTGGACCCCTCCAACCAGGCCGGCTGGTGGCGTCCGCTCGACTCCTTCCAGGGCGTCTCCTACGTCGCCTACAACGCGCCCGCCAGTACGGCGGGCCAGCACGAGGTGCACCTCGCCTCCAGAGCGGCGGACGGGACGTGGACCACCGCCTGCCTGCCCGCCGCCTCGGGCGGCTGCGTCACCTACGGCGACGACATCGGCCACAACCAGCCCTCGATCGTCGTGGACGGCGACGGGCGCATCCACGCGTTCGTGTCGATGCACAACCACCGCTGGCGGTACTACCAGAGCACCAGGGCCGGTGACGTGACCTCGATGGCCGAGGCCGCGGCGCAGCTGCCCGACAGGGACCTGTTCTTCACCTATCCCGTGACCGTGCGCGGCACGGACGGCGACGCCTACGTGCTGGCCAGGGCCGACCAGGACGCCCAGCGCACCCGCAGCGGGAGGCTCTACCGCTTCGACACCGCTACCGACACCTGGAGCAGGGCGGCCGTCGTCGCATCCGCCCGCGACCACGCCTTCTACCCCGACGACCTCCAGGTCGACGGCCTCGGCCGGGTGCACGTGCTGTGGGAGTGGGGCCCCTGGCCCTCCACCGCGCTGCGCCACCTGGGCTCCTACGCCGTCTACGACCCCGCCGACGGCTCCTTCCGCGACGCCGCAGGCGACCCCGTGACCGTTCCCGTCGGGCCCGACGCGGGCGCCCCGATCGTCTACCAGCCCTTCGCCGAGGGCGAGACGGTCCACTCGCCGAGCCCCGCCGTACAGACCGCCAAACTCGCCGTGGACGGCCAGGGCCTGCGCGGCATCGCCTATCGCTACCGCCCCGGGAGCCAGGGGGGCACCTTCGCCGGCTTCGACGTGCGCCATGCCACCTGGAACGGGTCGGCGTGGACGCTGGAGACCGTGGTCCGCAACGGCGACGGCGGCTTCCCCGTCGACAACTCCGCCACGATCGGCGTCACCCACGCCGGACCCAGCACCCGTATCTACTTCGTCGCCGAGGCGGGCGGCTGCGGCGGCGTCAGGAGCCAGGCCGTCATGGCGGAGCGCGCGGCGGGACAGGGCACCTGGGCGTTCAGCACGCTCGGCGAGGTGCGGCAGGGGTTGCAGCGGCTCCGCGCCGAGGACGGACGGCGCGGCACCGACCTCCTCTACCTGACCGCGCCGTACGAGGGGGCGCTCTGGCACGCGACCGTGCCCCGCGCGGCCAGGCCCGGTGTCGGCGAGCCGTTCGCGGCGATCGCCGAGCGGCTGTCCAGGACCACCGCTTCGGGGGTCAATGTCGCGTTGAACGCCACCGTCACCGCCTCCTCCTCACTGCGCGCGGGCACGGAGGGCGCCAAGGCGGTCGACGGGCTCTGCGCCGACGACAGCCGCTGGATCTCCGCCCAGGACGACGCCACGCCGGCCATCACCGTCGACTACGGGCGTCAGGTCCCGGTGCACGAGGTGGTGGTCCACAGCGGGTACAGCAGGGCCGCCACGGCCGGCAGCGACGTGCTGCGCGACTTCACGGTCGAGGCGCACACGGCGGAGGGCTGGCGTGAGCTCGGCCGGATCGCCGGCAACACCTCGGGCCGGGTGGCCGTTCCTGGAGGTGGCGTCACCGCCGACCAGGTGCGGCTGCTGATCACCGACCCGTCCGGCAACGAGCTCGACGTGGCCCGCGTGTACGAGATCGAGGTCCGCACCCTCACCTGA
- a CDS encoding carbohydrate ABC transporter permease: MNTRKLSDGQFAWLLMIPGLALFLAIIAYPLASALVTGFFEQSLVRPGRAFAGLSNFADVLGGDFWPVLRNTLVFTIGATLIPFVIGYALALALNSGIRGSGFLRGLFLFPWVIPGVVVSFLWLWIFNANYGVLNGVLMELGFIETTVSWLGQPVTAMIAVIVTKTWASFPWMMVMLLAGLQTMPKELHEAASVDGAGAVRRFRSVTLPHMKGIAGIVLLLEFIWNFQHFDTIYVLTGGGPAGATKTFAVAVYDTAFKGFDLGHATALGGLWMLLLLVLVAFYLRRETKERS; encoded by the coding sequence ATGAACACCAGGAAGCTGTCCGACGGGCAGTTCGCCTGGCTGCTGATGATCCCGGGGCTCGCGCTGTTCCTCGCGATCATCGCCTATCCGCTGGCGTCGGCGCTGGTCACCGGGTTCTTCGAGCAGAGCCTCGTCCGCCCTGGCCGTGCCTTCGCCGGTCTCTCCAACTTCGCCGACGTGCTCGGCGGCGACTTCTGGCCGGTGCTGCGCAACACGCTGGTGTTCACGATCGGCGCCACGCTCATCCCCTTCGTGATCGGCTACGCGCTGGCCCTGGCCCTCAACTCGGGCATCAGGGGCAGCGGATTCCTGCGCGGCCTGTTCCTCTTTCCCTGGGTGATCCCCGGCGTCGTGGTGTCCTTCCTCTGGCTGTGGATCTTCAACGCCAACTACGGCGTGCTCAACGGCGTGCTGATGGAGCTCGGGTTCATCGAGACGACGGTGTCGTGGCTCGGCCAGCCGGTCACGGCGATGATCGCGGTGATCGTCACCAAGACCTGGGCCAGCTTCCCCTGGATGATGGTGATGCTGCTGGCGGGCCTGCAGACGATGCCGAAGGAACTGCACGAGGCGGCCTCGGTCGACGGGGCGGGCGCCGTCCGCAGGTTCAGGTCGGTCACGCTGCCGCACATGAAGGGCATCGCGGGCATCGTGCTGCTGCTGGAGTTCATCTGGAACTTCCAGCACTTCGACACGATCTACGTGCTCACCGGCGGCGGGCCCGCGGGCGCCACCAAGACGTTCGCCGTGGCGGTCTACGACACCGCCTTCAAGGGCTTCGACCTGGGTCACGCCACCGCGCTCGGCGGGCTGTGGATGCTGCTGCTGCTCGTGCTCGTGGCCTTCTACCTGCGACGCGAGACGAAGGAGCGCTCATGA
- a CDS encoding SIS domain-containing protein: MTTRMRSEIAEQPAALRATLDSLLPRVGEVKALGEQTRQLLFIARGTSDNAAVYGRYLVESHAGRLSALAAPSIATTYRRKLDLDGVLAVAISQSGKTEEIVETLTWAKECGARTVGITNGGEDSPLAQAADLALVTLAGEEKAVPATKTYTTQLAALAVLALGLGADVDAADLQRVPDAVEKLIAEPGDLDAVVEGLADKHGVVVSGRGLAFSTALETALKLKEACYLHAMGLSYADLLHGPIAVVDEDTPALLVAAENSPTLAGTVALAERVVGAGAAAFTVGGGAALAKAGTAALNGPDLPEWVAPMGLIVPGQLLTEALARRLGIDPDAPRGLNKVTQTD, translated from the coding sequence ATGACCACGAGAATGCGCAGCGAGATCGCCGAGCAGCCGGCCGCGCTGCGGGCCACCCTGGACTCCTTGCTCCCCCGAGTCGGCGAGGTCAAGGCGCTCGGCGAGCAGACCCGGCAGCTGCTGTTCATCGCGCGCGGAACCTCCGACAACGCCGCAGTCTACGGCCGCTACCTGGTGGAATCGCACGCGGGCCGCCTGTCGGCGCTGGCCGCCCCCTCCATCGCCACCACCTACAGGCGCAAGCTCGACCTCGACGGCGTGCTGGCCGTGGCGATCTCCCAGTCCGGCAAGACCGAGGAGATCGTCGAGACGCTGACCTGGGCCAAGGAGTGCGGCGCCAGGACCGTCGGCATCACCAACGGCGGCGAGGACAGCCCGCTGGCCCAGGCGGCCGACCTCGCGCTGGTCACGCTCGCCGGCGAGGAGAAGGCGGTCCCCGCCACCAAGACCTACACCACGCAGCTGGCGGCGCTGGCCGTGCTCGCGCTGGGCCTCGGCGCCGACGTGGACGCCGCCGACCTGCAGCGGGTGCCCGACGCGGTCGAGAAGCTGATCGCCGAGCCGGGCGACCTCGACGCGGTCGTCGAGGGGCTGGCCGACAAGCACGGTGTGGTCGTCTCGGGCCGCGGCCTGGCCTTCTCCACCGCGCTGGAGACCGCGCTGAAGCTCAAAGAGGCCTGCTACCTGCACGCCATGGGCCTCTCGTACGCCGATCTGCTGCACGGCCCGATCGCCGTGGTCGACGAGGACACCCCCGCGCTGCTGGTCGCGGCGGAGAACAGCCCGACGCTGGCCGGCACGGTCGCGCTGGCCGAGCGCGTGGTCGGCGCCGGCGCGGCGGCCTTCACGGTGGGCGGCGGCGCGGCGCTGGCCAAGGCGGGTACGGCCGCGCTGAACGGCCCCGACCTGCCCGAATGGGTCGCCCCGATGGGCCTGATCGTCCCGGGTCAGCTGCTCACCGAGGCCCTCGCCCGGCGGCTCGGCATCGACCCTGACGCGCCGCGCGGCCTCAACAAGGTGACCCAGACCGACTGA
- a CDS encoding carbohydrate ABC transporter permease, producing MTATLTRTATVSRRQVKARRRPDQVRSRLAAWIAVVLIGLFGMLPVYWLVATAFTPDDRAFSFPPSLFPTEITFDHFANLAENEQLFGYLVNSVIVSVVTAVLSVVISAYMAYAFSKFRYRGRKSLMHLVLASQMFPQALLLVTLYAVFSASGLLGSYTALILSFTTFTLPLCVWMLKGIFDTVPSSLMEAAAIDGASRLRTLHQIALPLAAPGLVAAGLFAFVRAWNDFVFALTLTDPDRQTLPPGLVHTYLGEFQTAWPDLMAASFVVSLPVIAAFMFLQRYLVGGLTAGAVKG from the coding sequence ATGACCGCGACCCTGACCAGGACGGCCACCGTGTCGCGGCGCCAGGTGAAGGCGCGGCGCAGGCCCGACCAGGTCCGCTCGCGCCTGGCCGCGTGGATCGCGGTCGTCCTCATCGGCCTGTTCGGCATGCTGCCCGTCTACTGGCTGGTCGCGACCGCGTTCACGCCCGACGACCGGGCCTTCAGCTTCCCGCCCTCGCTGTTCCCCACCGAGATCACCTTCGACCACTTCGCCAACCTCGCCGAAAATGAGCAGCTGTTCGGTTACCTGGTGAACAGCGTGATCGTCTCGGTGGTCACGGCCGTGCTCAGCGTGGTCATCTCCGCGTACATGGCCTACGCCTTCTCCAAGTTCCGCTACCGGGGCCGCAAGTCGCTCATGCACCTGGTGCTGGCCTCGCAGATGTTCCCTCAGGCACTGCTGCTGGTCACGCTCTACGCCGTGTTCAGCGCCTCGGGGCTGCTGGGCAGCTACACGGCGCTGATCCTCTCGTTCACCACGTTCACGCTGCCGCTGTGCGTGTGGATGCTCAAGGGGATCTTCGACACGGTCCCCAGCTCGCTGATGGAGGCCGCGGCGATCGACGGGGCCTCCCGGTTGCGCACGCTGCACCAGATCGCGCTGCCGCTGGCCGCTCCCGGCCTGGTGGCGGCCGGACTGTTCGCCTTCGTCAGGGCGTGGAACGACTTCGTCTTCGCCCTCACCCTGACCGACCCCGACCGCCAGACGCTGCCGCCCGGCCTCGTGCACACCTACCTCGGGGAGTTCCAAACCGCCTGGCCAGACCTCATGGCCGCGTCCTTCGTCGTCTCCCTCCCTGTCATCGCCGCGTTCATGTTCCTGCAGCGATACCTGGTCGGCGGGCTCACGGCGGGCGCGGTCAAGGGCTGA